The following proteins are encoded in a genomic region of Streptomyces sp. SLBN-31:
- a CDS encoding SPFH domain-containing protein, translated as METTAFLIVGLIVALFAVFTVVRAVRIVPQARARNVERLGRYHRTLTPGLSLVIPYIDRVHPLIDLREQVVSFKPQPVITEDNLVVEIDTVLYFQVTDPRAAFYEIASFLQAVEQLTVTTLRNVVGSMDLEKTLTSRDTINSQLRGVLDEATGKWGLRVNRVEIKAIDPPKTIKDAMEKQMRAERDKRAAILNAEGQRQSQILTAEGDKQAAVLRAEGNRTAAILQAEGQSRAIDEVFQAVHRNDPDPKLLAWQYLQTLPQLAQGPGSTFWVIPSEVTSALQGVSRAFTEALPQSPATREKPAADTAAGAASDTAQAAEAAAAALADAAKADRATPDLATMPPPHTPHHP; from the coding sequence ATGGAAACCACGGCGTTCTTGATTGTCGGCCTGATAGTCGCACTGTTCGCGGTGTTCACCGTGGTACGGGCGGTCCGTATCGTCCCTCAGGCGCGTGCTCGCAATGTCGAGCGACTCGGCCGCTACCATCGAACCCTGACTCCTGGCCTGAGCCTCGTCATCCCGTACATCGACCGCGTCCATCCGCTGATCGACCTGCGGGAACAGGTCGTTTCCTTCAAGCCGCAGCCGGTCATCACCGAGGACAATCTGGTCGTGGAGATCGACACTGTCCTGTATTTCCAGGTCACCGATCCGCGAGCGGCTTTCTACGAGATCGCCAGTTTCCTCCAGGCGGTCGAGCAGCTCACCGTCACGACCCTGCGCAATGTCGTGGGATCCATGGACCTGGAAAAGACACTCACCTCGCGGGACACGATCAACAGCCAGCTGCGTGGGGTCCTGGACGAAGCCACCGGCAAGTGGGGGCTGAGGGTCAACCGCGTGGAGATCAAGGCCATCGATCCGCCGAAGACCATCAAGGACGCGATGGAGAAGCAGATGCGGGCCGAACGGGACAAACGGGCCGCGATCCTCAACGCCGAGGGGCAACGCCAGTCACAGATCCTCACCGCCGAAGGCGACAAGCAGGCCGCCGTCCTCCGTGCGGAGGGCAACCGTACCGCCGCCATCCTCCAGGCCGAGGGCCAGTCCCGCGCCATCGACGAGGTGTTCCAGGCCGTCCACCGCAACGATCCCGACCCCAAGCTGCTCGCCTGGCAGTACCTCCAGACGCTGCCTCAACTCGCGCAGGGCCCGGGCAGCACCTTCTGGGTGATCCCCAGCGAGGTCACGTCGGCTCTGCAGGGTGTATCCCGCGCGTTCACCGAGGCATTGCCGCAATCGCCGGCCACCCGCGAGAAGCCCGCCGCCGACACGGCCGCCGGAGCGGCCAGCGACACGGCCCAGGCCGCGGAAGCCGCAGCCGCCGCCCTGGCCGACGCAGCAAAGGCCGACCGTGCCACCCCCGACCTGGCCACCATGCCGCCACCGCACACTCCGCACCACCCGTGA
- a CDS encoding NfeD family protein codes for MDLWLIWLIIAAVLAVAEIFTLTAALGMLSVAAVVTAGSAAVGLPAPFQFLVFAAVATIAVLFVRPLALRHGLQPQAARFGVDALVGKAAYVVSDVTGLGGRVRIDGDEWTARAYDETLVIPAGKTVDVIEISGATAIVYPRD; via the coding sequence ATGGATCTATGGCTGATCTGGTTGATCATCGCGGCCGTGTTGGCTGTGGCGGAGATCTTCACTCTGACTGCCGCGCTCGGCATGCTGAGTGTGGCCGCAGTGGTCACGGCAGGGTCCGCCGCGGTCGGGCTGCCGGCGCCCTTCCAGTTCTTGGTCTTCGCCGCCGTCGCTACCATCGCCGTGCTCTTCGTGCGCCCCCTTGCGCTGCGCCACGGGCTCCAGCCCCAAGCGGCACGTTTTGGTGTGGACGCATTGGTCGGCAAGGCTGCCTACGTCGTCTCGGACGTGACGGGCCTGGGCGGACGGGTCCGCATCGACGGTGACGAATGGACGGCCCGCGCCTACGACGAGACCCTCGTGATCCCTGCTGGAAAGACCGTCGACGTCATAGAGATCAGCGGCGCCACCGCGATCGTCTACCCCCGGGACTGA
- a CDS encoding PP2C family protein-serine/threonine phosphatase: MLLAYQISNILRVIAFDEQETPSRILHRLDDVFHELHAGPMTTVIVARLEPLPQGGRLLRWASAGHLPPLLVTPDHRSRYLHADTGPPLGVDPELPRPDHEEALPAGATVLLHSDGLVEDRAHALDDGMRRAADIAARHATEPLPRLCDALLGHGQDAFDDDVALLAARLTT; encoded by the coding sequence GTGCTCCTGGCCTACCAGATCAGCAACATCCTGCGCGTCATCGCCTTCGACGAACAAGAAACCCCCAGCCGCATCCTGCACCGACTGGACGATGTCTTCCACGAACTGCACGCCGGACCCATGACCACCGTCATCGTTGCCCGCCTGGAACCCCTGCCCCAGGGCGGCAGACTGCTGCGCTGGGCCAGCGCCGGTCACCTGCCCCCGCTCCTGGTCACCCCCGACCACCGGTCCCGTTACTTGCACGCCGACACCGGCCCGCCGCTCGGCGTCGACCCCGAGCTGCCCCGGCCCGACCACGAGGAGGCCCTTCCGGCGGGCGCCACCGTCCTTCTGCACTCCGACGGCCTGGTCGAGGACCGCGCGCACGCGCTGGACGACGGCATGCGCCGGGCCGCCGACATTGCCGCCCGCCACGCCACAGAGCCGCTGCCACGGTTGTGCGACGCTCTCCTCGGCCACGGCCAGGACGCCTTCGACGATGACGTGGCCCTGCTCGCCGCACGCCTGACCACATGA
- a CDS encoding HPr family phosphocarrier protein, translated as MSTSSDSTATTTASAETSLVLPANLHARPAGQLARAATGFTSTVQLEYAGRTVNPTGVLAVMGLGATAGSTMTVRAKGPDAEQAVAALADVLATAK; from the coding sequence ATGTCCACAAGCTCTGACTCCACCGCCACGACCACGGCCAGCGCCGAAACGTCCCTCGTCCTGCCCGCCAACCTGCACGCCCGCCCAGCAGGCCAGCTCGCGCGCGCCGCGACCGGCTTCACCAGCACCGTGCAACTCGAATACGCCGGCCGGACCGTCAACCCGACAGGCGTCCTGGCCGTCATGGGCCTGGGCGCCACCGCCGGAAGCACCATGACCGTGCGCGCCAAAGGTCCCGACGCCGAACAGGCCGTCGCGGCACTGGCCGACGTCCTCGCCACGGCCAAATGA
- the dhaM gene encoding dihydroxyacetone kinase phosphoryl donor subunit DhaM encodes MNTPVGIVLVSHSAELASGLRLLVEQIGSKDVPLATAGGTDDGRIGTSYDLVLNAIKEADRGGGVVVLPDLGSSVLTARTVLEDHPRPDVTLVDAPFVEGAVAAVVTAASGADLKTVADAAKEARNVHKL; translated from the coding sequence ATGAACACACCTGTTGGCATCGTCCTTGTGTCCCACAGCGCCGAGCTCGCCTCGGGCCTTCGCCTGCTGGTGGAGCAGATCGGCTCGAAGGACGTCCCCCTCGCCACCGCCGGAGGAACCGACGACGGCCGGATCGGCACCAGCTACGACCTGGTTCTCAACGCGATCAAGGAGGCCGACCGCGGGGGCGGCGTCGTCGTCCTTCCCGACCTCGGCAGCTCCGTCCTGACCGCCCGCACCGTCCTGGAAGACCACCCTCGTCCAGACGTCACCCTCGTCGATGCGCCCTTCGTCGAAGGAGCCGTCGCCGCCGTCGTCACCGCCGCATCCGGCGCCGACCTCAAGACCGTCGCCGACGCCGCCAAGGAGGCCCGCAATGTCCACAAGCTCTGA
- a CDS encoding MIP/aquaporin family protein, translated as MEDNTYRQKLLAEMLGTAVLVFIGVGSVPATLIVGGDAPFTMAQLGMISLAFATAVIAMVYSIGHISGCQINPAITLALAATKKMPWRDVPGYIAAQVAGAVLGALAIVGVLGKKAVDVGLGIAAYGTGVGAGQAFFAEAIGTFLLAFIVFGAIDRRAPGGFAGLAIGLGVFAIIIPVAPATAASINPARTLGPMTTGELFGGTVHWGQLPVYLAAEVIGALAAGFLYVTLNTSRKAVAATPAEVPVAQPATAEGALS; from the coding sequence ATGGAAGACAACACCTACCGTCAGAAACTTCTCGCCGAGATGCTGGGCACCGCCGTGCTGGTGTTCATCGGCGTCGGATCGGTCCCCGCAACGCTCATCGTCGGCGGCGACGCCCCGTTCACCATGGCGCAGCTGGGAATGATCTCGCTCGCGTTCGCCACCGCAGTCATCGCGATGGTCTACTCGATCGGCCATATCTCCGGCTGCCAGATCAACCCGGCCATCACGCTGGCCCTCGCCGCCACGAAGAAGATGCCTTGGCGGGACGTCCCCGGCTACATCGCGGCCCAGGTGGCCGGAGCGGTGCTGGGCGCGCTCGCCATCGTCGGGGTGCTGGGGAAGAAGGCGGTCGACGTCGGCCTCGGTATCGCCGCCTACGGCACCGGTGTCGGCGCCGGGCAGGCCTTCTTCGCCGAAGCGATCGGCACGTTCCTCCTCGCGTTCATCGTGTTCGGCGCGATCGACCGGCGCGCCCCCGGCGGTTTCGCGGGCCTTGCCATCGGCCTCGGCGTCTTCGCGATCATCATCCCGGTGGCGCCGGCCACCGCGGCGTCCATCAACCCCGCCAGGACACTCGGCCCCATGACCACGGGAGAGCTGTTCGGAGGCACAGTCCACTGGGGCCAGCTGCCGGTCTACCTGGCCGCCGAGGTCATCGGCGCCCTCGCTGCCGGCTTCCTCTACGTCACCCTCAACACCAGCCGCAAGGCAGTCGCCGCTACCCCCGCCGAGGTCCCGGTGGCCCAGCCCGCCACGGCCGAAGGAGCCCTGTCATGA
- the dhaK gene encoding dihydroxyacetone kinase subunit DhaK: MKKLINAPEAVLADTLSGIAAAHPALNVDTDNKVITRAGGTRTGKVALLSGGGSGHEPLHGGFVGTGMLDAACPGEVFTSPVPGQMLTAAQAVDGGAGVVFIVKNYTGDVLNFQMAAELAAEEGLSVETVLVDDDVAVQDSTYTAGRRGTGATVFVEKIAGALAEQGADLAAVAEMGKRVNASSRSFAVALTACTTPASGKPGFDLPEDEMEVGVGIHGEPGRRREKLRPAKEIVATALDAILDDQPLAAGDDTIVMVNGLGGTPLIELYVVFNEVAQVLAAKNVTIARSLVGNYVTSLDMAGVSITVCKADAEMLTLWDAPVNTPALRWGA; this comes from the coding sequence ATGAAGAAGCTCATCAACGCTCCCGAAGCAGTCCTCGCCGACACTCTGTCCGGTATCGCCGCCGCCCACCCGGCACTGAACGTCGACACGGACAACAAGGTGATCACCCGCGCGGGCGGCACCCGGACGGGCAAGGTGGCCCTGCTGTCAGGAGGTGGTTCCGGGCACGAACCCCTGCACGGCGGCTTCGTGGGAACGGGCATGCTGGACGCGGCCTGCCCCGGCGAGGTGTTCACCTCGCCCGTCCCCGGCCAGATGCTCACCGCAGCCCAGGCCGTCGACGGCGGCGCGGGCGTGGTGTTCATCGTGAAGAACTACACCGGTGACGTCCTCAACTTCCAGATGGCCGCCGAACTCGCCGCCGAGGAAGGCCTCAGCGTGGAGACCGTCCTGGTCGACGACGACGTCGCCGTCCAGGACTCCACCTACACCGCCGGCCGCCGCGGCACCGGAGCCACCGTCTTCGTCGAGAAGATCGCCGGGGCCCTCGCCGAGCAGGGCGCCGACCTCGCCGCCGTAGCCGAGATGGGCAAGCGGGTCAACGCCTCCTCCCGATCCTTCGCCGTGGCGCTGACCGCATGTACCACGCCCGCCTCCGGCAAGCCCGGCTTCGACCTGCCCGAGGACGAGATGGAGGTTGGCGTCGGCATCCACGGCGAGCCCGGCCGCCGTCGGGAGAAGCTGCGACCCGCCAAGGAGATCGTGGCCACGGCCCTGGACGCGATCCTCGACGACCAGCCGCTGGCCGCCGGCGACGACACCATCGTCATGGTCAACGGCCTGGGCGGCACCCCGCTCATCGAGCTGTATGTGGTGTTCAACGAGGTGGCACAGGTGCTCGCCGCGAAGAACGTCACCATCGCCCGCAGCCTGGTCGGCAACTACGTCACCAGCCTGGACATGGCGGGCGTCTCCATCACGGTGTGCAAGGCCGATGCCGAGATGCTGACCCTGTGGGACGCACCCGTGAACACCCCCGCCCTGCGCTGGGGCGCCTGA
- the dhaL gene encoding dihydroxyacetone kinase subunit DhaL — protein sequence MDIDLARAWVQAIAAAVDQHKDHLTQLDSAIGDADHGVNMHRGFSAVSTALDGVEADTVGALLVKSGTTLISSVGGASGPLYGGAFRAIGKTLDAPKATSQEFAAALAAGLDSIQKLGAAAPGDKTMIDAYGPALAAFQQQADAGADLAAAALAAANAAEEGMRATTPLQARKGRASYLGARSIGHPDPGAASTALIFRALAETAVAR from the coding sequence GTGGACATCGACCTCGCCCGCGCGTGGGTGCAGGCCATCGCCGCCGCCGTGGACCAGCACAAGGACCACCTCACCCAGCTCGACTCGGCCATCGGAGACGCCGACCACGGCGTCAACATGCACCGCGGCTTCTCCGCCGTTTCCACCGCCCTGGACGGTGTCGAGGCGGACACCGTCGGTGCCTTGCTGGTCAAGAGCGGCACCACCCTCATCTCCAGCGTCGGCGGCGCCTCCGGCCCGCTGTACGGGGGCGCCTTCCGCGCCATCGGCAAGACGCTGGATGCCCCCAAGGCCACATCCCAGGAGTTCGCCGCCGCACTCGCCGCAGGCCTGGACAGCATCCAGAAACTCGGCGCCGCCGCACCGGGCGACAAGACCATGATCGACGCCTACGGGCCCGCGTTGGCCGCCTTCCAGCAGCAGGCCGACGCCGGAGCCGACCTCGCCGCGGCCGCGCTGGCCGCAGCCAACGCCGCCGAGGAGGGGATGCGTGCCACCACCCCGCTGCAGGCCCGCAAGGGACGCGCCTCCTATCTCGGCGCCCGCAGCATCGGCCACCCGGACCCCGGTGCCGCCTCCACCGCCCTGATCTTCCGTGCCCTGGCCGAGACGGCGGTGGCCCGATGA
- a CDS encoding phosphoenolpyruvate--protein phosphotransferase: MTDRLTYEGHTAAAGTALGLLRRTDRPATRSSLPQRTQGDGAQQITDAFDTVAARLLELSASLREQGKDEQADIMEVNGYIAQDADLRNQAVERAGEGRPVAVAVRQAIDAYASVIAALDDPTLADRAADVRQVGRRVLAHLHGESGPAPDQPLILVAHEIGAADLLEPGQTVTGAISVTGGPNSHAAIVARSQGIPLLLGVDPQLLRLPDGQEVLLDTERASAVVHPGNDERATALQTIDAARIRRQALAQERHLPARTLDEHDIVLRANVATQAEARTVLTAGADGVGLLRTELPFLNHAAWPTRNQHAAALVPVLRALAGQTVTARTLDFADDKLPPFLAMGLDGERLGRGLPLMLAQPDAFADQFRSLLNAGADTDLRIMIPMVASVDELRACRALLDSAATELGVSAPPLGIMVELPEAVAAADELAREAAFFSIGSNDLTSQILGIDRRDPTATPAMAAHPAVLKAIDQVVTAAHRHGRQVSVCGDAAAHPLVTPLLIGLGVDVLSAAPSALDEVRARIRRLRSDTCSSLAASALTRDSPEEVWQLARQACMPSLP; this comes from the coding sequence ATGACCGACCGCCTCACCTACGAAGGGCACACCGCCGCCGCCGGCACCGCGCTGGGCTTGTTGCGCCGCACCGACCGCCCCGCCACCCGCAGTTCGCTGCCCCAGCGCACCCAGGGTGACGGCGCGCAGCAGATCACCGACGCGTTCGACACCGTTGCCGCCCGGCTGCTCGAACTGTCCGCCTCGCTGCGCGAACAGGGCAAGGACGAACAGGCCGACATCATGGAGGTCAACGGCTACATCGCGCAGGATGCGGACCTGCGCAACCAGGCCGTCGAACGAGCAGGCGAAGGCCGGCCGGTGGCCGTCGCCGTGCGGCAGGCCATCGACGCCTACGCCTCAGTCATCGCCGCCCTGGACGACCCGACCCTCGCCGACCGCGCGGCCGACGTACGCCAGGTCGGCCGCCGCGTCCTGGCCCACCTGCACGGCGAGAGCGGCCCCGCACCCGACCAGCCCCTGATCCTGGTGGCCCACGAGATCGGCGCCGCGGACCTGCTGGAACCGGGCCAGACCGTGACCGGTGCCATCTCAGTCACCGGCGGCCCGAACTCCCACGCTGCGATCGTCGCCCGCTCCCAGGGCATCCCTCTGCTGCTCGGCGTCGACCCGCAACTGCTGCGGCTGCCCGACGGGCAGGAAGTCCTCCTCGACACCGAACGCGCCAGCGCCGTCGTCCATCCCGGCAACGACGAACGCGCCACCGCTCTGCAGACCATCGACGCGGCCCGGATCCGCAGGCAGGCGCTCGCACAAGAGCGCCACCTGCCGGCCCGGACCCTGGACGAGCACGACATCGTTCTGCGGGCCAACGTGGCCACGCAGGCCGAGGCCCGGACCGTCCTGACCGCGGGCGCCGACGGGGTCGGGCTGCTGCGCACCGAGCTGCCCTTCCTCAACCATGCCGCCTGGCCCACCCGCAACCAGCACGCGGCCGCCCTCGTCCCGGTGCTGCGTGCCCTCGCCGGGCAGACCGTCACCGCCCGGACCCTCGACTTCGCCGATGACAAGCTCCCGCCGTTCCTCGCCATGGGTCTTGATGGCGAGCGGCTCGGCCGCGGCCTGCCTCTGATGCTCGCCCAACCGGACGCCTTCGCCGACCAGTTCCGCAGTCTGCTCAACGCCGGAGCCGACACTGACCTGCGCATCATGATCCCTATGGTCGCGAGCGTCGATGAACTGCGCGCCTGCCGAGCCCTTCTCGATTCTGCGGCCACCGAACTCGGCGTCAGCGCACCCCCGCTGGGCATCATGGTCGAGCTGCCCGAAGCCGTCGCCGCAGCTGATGAACTTGCCCGCGAGGCGGCCTTCTTCTCGATCGGCAGCAACGACCTCACCAGTCAGATCCTGGGAATCGACCGCCGCGACCCCACCGCCACCCCGGCGATGGCCGCGCACCCGGCCGTCCTGAAGGCAATCGACCAGGTCGTCACCGCCGCACACCGCCACGGCCGTCAGGTCTCCGTCTGCGGCGACGCCGCCGCCCACCCCCTCGTCACCCCTCTGCTCATCGGCCTCGGCGTCGACGTCCTCTCCGCAGCCCCCTCCGCGCTCGACGAAGTCCGCGCCCGCATCCGCCGCCTGCGCTCCGACACCTGCTCCTCGCTGGCCGCCAGCGCCCTTACCCGGGACAGTCCCGAAGAGGTCTGGCAGCTCGCGCGGCAAGCATGCATGCCGTCGCTGCCGTGA
- the dhaL gene encoding dihydroxyacetone kinase subunit DhaL, whose product MDIDLARAWVQAITVAVGQHKDYLTQLDSAIGDADHGTNLDRGFTAAAAAVSDLSPETVGAVFTNTGTTLISTIGGASGPLYGGAFRALGKALDFPAAEPLAFAEALAAGLDSIQKLGTAVPGDKTMIDAYAPAVAAFKEQARQGAGFAAAAAAAADAAEEGMRATTPLQARKGRASYLGARSVGHQDPGATSTALIFRALADTAARA is encoded by the coding sequence ATGGACATCGACCTCGCCCGTGCCTGGGTGCAGGCCATCACCGTCGCCGTGGGCCAGCACAAGGACTACCTCACCCAACTGGACTCGGCGATCGGTGACGCGGACCACGGGACCAACCTGGACCGCGGATTCACCGCTGCTGCCGCTGCCGTTTCGGACCTGAGCCCCGAGACGGTCGGAGCCGTCTTCACCAATACCGGCACCACCCTCATCTCCACCATCGGAGGTGCCTCGGGGCCGCTGTACGGGGGCGCGTTCCGCGCACTGGGCAAAGCCCTGGACTTTCCTGCCGCCGAACCGCTGGCGTTCGCCGAGGCACTCGCCGCCGGTCTGGACAGCATCCAGAAGCTGGGCACGGCCGTTCCCGGCGACAAGACGATGATCGACGCGTATGCACCCGCCGTGGCCGCCTTCAAGGAGCAGGCCCGTCAGGGGGCCGGCTTCGCCGCCGCGGCAGCGGCTGCCGCCGACGCCGCCGAGGAGGGCATGCGCGCTACCACGCCCCTGCAGGCACGCAAGGGCCGCGCCTCCTACCTCGGGGCGCGCAGCGTCGGCCACCAGGACCCGGGGGCCACGTCGACGGCCCTGATCTTCCGTGCCCTCGCCGACACAGCGGCCCGTGCGTGA
- a CDS encoding IclR family transcriptional regulator yields the protein MHRAVQILRELASGGPRLGVTELADRLGVAKPTVHALLRTLEIEGLVGQDRDSSKYQLGPNLVQLGNAYLDTHELRTRSLTWADALANRTKEAVWVGVLTGDHVLIVHHAFRPEGAVQILEVGASIPWNTCALGKAIVASSSADARERLLDGELAVLTSASMTDRNALAGHLGEVLKAGYALEDQEAAIGDAGIASPVFDRSGEVAGAIGIVGPVERMLGESTREELAVAVRETARNLSRDLGAPRRAAYASGT from the coding sequence GTGCATCGAGCAGTGCAGATCTTGCGGGAACTCGCTTCCGGCGGTCCCCGGCTGGGTGTCACCGAGCTGGCCGACCGACTGGGCGTTGCGAAGCCCACCGTGCACGCGCTGCTGCGCACGCTGGAGATCGAGGGCCTGGTCGGACAGGACAGGGACAGCTCGAAGTACCAGTTGGGGCCGAACCTCGTACAGCTGGGCAACGCCTATCTGGACACACACGAGCTGCGGACGCGGTCGTTGACCTGGGCGGACGCTCTGGCCAACCGCACCAAGGAAGCCGTGTGGGTGGGCGTCCTCACGGGCGACCACGTACTGATCGTCCACCATGCTTTTCGCCCCGAGGGCGCGGTGCAGATTCTCGAGGTGGGCGCGAGCATCCCGTGGAACACATGCGCGCTGGGTAAGGCCATCGTGGCCTCATCGTCGGCCGATGCGCGCGAACGCCTGCTCGACGGGGAGCTGGCAGTCCTCACCAGCGCCAGCATGACCGACCGGAACGCGCTGGCAGGCCATCTAGGAGAGGTCCTGAAGGCCGGCTATGCGCTCGAGGACCAGGAGGCGGCCATCGGGGACGCGGGCATCGCCTCGCCCGTCTTCGACCGCTCCGGCGAGGTGGCGGGCGCCATCGGCATCGTCGGACCGGTGGAGCGCATGCTGGGCGAATCGACGCGCGAGGAACTCGCCGTGGCCGTCCGGGAAACCGCCCGCAATCTCTCCCGCGACCTCGGAGCTCCGCGCCGGGCCGCCTACGCCTCGGGTACCTAG
- a CDS encoding HPr family phosphocarrier protein translates to MSASSDASPAPAGHEAAVVLSADLHARHAGRPARAAGQFSSTIELGSKGKTINPATVLGVMGLGVTAGSTVTVRATGPEAHDAVATLTDVLANVE, encoded by the coding sequence ATGTCCGCAAGCTCTGACGCTTCCCCCGCCCCCGCCGGTCACGAAGCAGCCGTTGTCCTTTCCGCCGATCTCCACGCGCGCCACGCAGGCCGGCCCGCCCGCGCAGCGGGTCAGTTCTCCAGCACCATCGAGCTGGGCTCCAAGGGCAAGACGATCAATCCCGCCACAGTTCTCGGCGTCATGGGCCTGGGAGTCACGGCCGGAAGCACGGTGACCGTGCGGGCCACCGGTCCTGAGGCCCACGACGCGGTCGCCACGCTGACCGACGTCCTCGCCAACGTCGAATAG
- a CDS encoding ATP-binding protein, with the protein MTSRDPCLPPAGAAPAGEAEYTCPLPHIPEAVRTMRHRARAVLGSWAIPATTTDDTILVISEMVTNAIAHALPPAVLRLSLPITRRGQKALRVEVTDGGPAMTVRSPLADAPSDLGECGRGGGIVGALALQHGIFSRAARVTRWADLPISAGAGQCGR; encoded by the coding sequence ATGACGAGCCGCGATCCGTGCCTACCTCCGGCCGGCGCCGCGCCTGCCGGTGAAGCCGAATACACCTGCCCGCTGCCGCATATCCCGGAGGCCGTGCGCACCATGCGCCATCGTGCGCGCGCCGTGCTTGGAAGCTGGGCCATACCGGCGACCACGACAGACGACACAATCCTGGTGATATCCGAGATGGTCACGAACGCCATCGCTCACGCCCTCCCCCCGGCCGTGCTGCGGCTGTCACTGCCGATCACCCGCAGGGGGCAGAAGGCCTTGCGTGTGGAGGTCACCGACGGCGGTCCCGCTATGACTGTCCGTTCACCTCTCGCCGATGCCCCGTCTGATCTGGGGGAGTGCGGCCGTGGAGGTGGCATCGTGGGGGCTCTTGCCCTTCAGCACGGCATCTTCTCCCGGGCCGCCCGTGTCACCCGGTGGGCCGACCTCCCCATCTCAGCCGGAGCAGGCCAGTGCGGTCGATGA
- a CDS encoding alpha/beta fold hydrolase has product MPAQESRPTIHIPGTTSHTIAPRAEHNHEGTLRYLKAGTGAPLVLLHTVRTQAEHFGLLIPLLADRYTVYALDLPGMGYSEIVPGASYDEPAMRRGVARLLIELDLQDVTLVGESMGAVLALTAAADLPERVRRVVAVNAYDFRGGIARSSLLARVVVSGVLIPGLGPAIAGVEPKPALRRILQGGLGDKSALRTDYVDELLQVGKRPGYTAVARGVYQNLPSLIAARSRYSGVEAPVHLVYGEKDWSRPSDREANKLLLPTADFTQVPKAGHFIALERPDVLAGLLNAVT; this is encoded by the coding sequence ATGCCCGCCCAGGAGTCACGTCCCACGATCCACATTCCGGGGACCACGAGCCACACCATCGCCCCGCGCGCGGAACACAACCACGAGGGAACCCTGCGCTACCTCAAGGCGGGCACCGGCGCCCCGCTGGTCCTGCTGCACACCGTGCGTACCCAGGCCGAGCACTTCGGCCTCCTCATCCCGCTGCTCGCCGACCGGTACACCGTCTACGCCCTCGACCTGCCGGGCATGGGCTACTCCGAAATCGTGCCCGGGGCGTCGTACGACGAGCCGGCCATGCGGAGGGGCGTAGCGCGGCTCCTCATCGAACTCGACCTCCAAGACGTGACGTTGGTCGGTGAGTCGATGGGGGCCGTGCTCGCCCTGACCGCCGCGGCCGATCTGCCCGAGCGAGTCCGGCGTGTCGTCGCGGTCAACGCCTATGACTTCCGCGGCGGGATCGCCCGCTCCAGCCTCCTCGCCCGGGTCGTGGTCAGCGGTGTCCTCATCCCCGGACTGGGCCCGGCGATCGCCGGGGTGGAGCCCAAGCCCGCTCTGCGCAGAATCCTCCAAGGGGGCCTCGGCGACAAGAGCGCCCTACGGACGGACTACGTGGACGAACTGCTCCAGGTGGGCAAGCGTCCCGGGTACACCGCGGTCGCCCGGGGCGTGTACCAGAATCTGCCCAGTCTCATCGCTGCCCGCTCGCGCTATTCCGGAGTCGAGGCCCCCGTCCACCTCGTCTACGGCGAGAAGGACTGGTCTCGCCCCTCCGACCGCGAGGCCAACAAGCTGCTGCTGCCCACGGCCGACTTCACGCAGGTGCCGAAAGCCGGTCACTTCATCGCCTTGGAACGCCCCGACGTACTGGCCGGCTTGCTCAACGCGGTGACCTGA
- a CDS encoding SDR family NAD(P)-dependent oxidoreductase codes for MTALKGAKVFVTGGSRGIGTSLVEELYARGASRAYGTARDPRAVTHPHAVAVALEVTDPGSVSVAAAQAQDVTVLINNAGAAVGASFLDSPVDDVVELQPRGIAVTGLHLGYVDTDLAADVDAPKSDPRDVPALALDGGEAGAYEVLAADISRQVKAGLADDLAGLYAQLSK; via the coding sequence ATGACCGCATTGAAGGGGGCAAAGGTCTTCGTCACCGGCGGCAGCCGCGGCATCGGAACATCGCTGGTGGAGGAGCTCTACGCGCGCGGGGCCAGCAGGGCCTATGGCACGGCCCGCGACCCGCGCGCTGTGACGCATCCCCACGCCGTTGCGGTGGCGCTCGAGGTCACCGACCCAGGCTCGGTGTCGGTCGCCGCCGCACAGGCGCAAGACGTCACCGTATTGATCAACAACGCAGGTGCAGCCGTAGGAGCGTCCTTCCTCGACTCCCCCGTTGACGACGTAGTGGAGCTTCAGCCCCGCGGCATTGCGGTCACCGGACTGCACCTCGGCTACGTCGACACGGACCTGGCAGCCGATGTCGACGCGCCCAAGTCCGATCCTCGTGACGTCCCCGCACTCGCCCTCGACGGTGGCGAAGCGGGCGCCTACGAGGTGCTCGCCGCCGACATCTCGCGGCAGGTCAAGGCGGGCCTGGCCGACGACCTGGCCGGCCTGTACGCCCAGCTGTCGAAGTAA